A genomic window from Cucumis melo cultivar AY chromosome 8, USDA_Cmelo_AY_1.0, whole genome shotgun sequence includes:
- the LOC103485269 gene encoding zinc finger CCCH domain-containing protein 38 isoform X2, producing MSGSSKKRTSKWDLREDSHVETIIGQEHGWPGKESRPGWISPELAGDDGSKWSGMETTIGISKPKQDWGLLSKESLPGTRASHKEDYTNKGYNKDMEGTAEWDADDKSYSTRMSPGLDEWRRHRSSLSDRNDGSRGRSRSRSWSRSRSRSRSPHSFKRDSGFHDRNRNRSRVSTQLCREFVSGRCRRGNGCQFLHQDNQNMDDSWESRNRKGGRSLRSTPHDFRDYPRSGRAAAQCTDFVKGRCHRGASCKYPHDSAFHELARGSPNDISRDRENDRSKEAYFSRGEREPGNSSLVICKFFAAGTCRNGKNCKFSHHSQSRASPERKSSTDRWEQVQFSDGRERLWDGTKSSELASASDFSQLREDKGEQIASQEPSYTWASEQKWVHGLNNESKTQWDQTVGIKAVQNNKNDTILSKAEDAGGCIGTSDPRGHRKWPSDDMEMSPDWHYPVQPSNHVVKGDCNIVPDSGSKTSIALATLSHAIVQEALAKKQDIAIEPITADNTHFRQNHNLTKDVTSASAFNDKITIEKTIASHAEGNPSSNTVLGQRMAYHTDHPGGTVLNPKVSDGNFRVKQQEDDGSVPGINSGTTITPNIVTSEQITQLTNLSVSLAQYFGNVQPLPQLYNSLNTQSVSETASFPYSDASTGALGLPTKSGPVVESSKQHDSALCNSLELKKFEVTKTPSDCLPNAAGQKSTTEVKDEVQMPNLPPSDPRDKVDISAKETLHRSDAINHAKPAADGEATKEKNGDGDNENKTDPEDSQENDTTENANGNDGAHDKKKGKDAKGIRAFKFALVEFVKELLKPTWKEGHISKDVYKTIVKKVVDKVTGTLQGGHIPQTQEKIDHYLSFSKSKLTKLVQVTTIFYSIEFSLLFSTLLHTLHWTVDYFSWFIVFFITSVKIS from the exons ATGAGTGGAAGTAGCAAAAAACGCACGTCAAAATGGGATTTGAGAGAAGATTCTCATGTTGAAACTATCATTGGCCAAGAACATGGTTGGCCTGGAAAAGAATCACGTCCGGGCTGGATTTCTCCTGAACTTGCAGGTGATGATGGTTCAAAGTGGTCTGGTATGGAGACCACCATTGGCATTTCAAAACCTAAGCAAGATTGGGGATTGCTGTCGAAGGAATCTTTACCTGGAACCAGAGCTTCACATAAGGAGGATTACACTAATAAAGGCTATAATAAAGATATGGAAGGGACTGCTGAATGGGATGCTGATGATAAAAGCTACAGCACAAGAATGTCTCCTGGTCTAGATGAATGGAGAAGACATAGATCTAGCCTGTCTGATAGAAATGATGGGAGCAG GGGTAGGAGTAGAAGCCGGAGTTGGAGTAGAAGCCGGAGTAGAAGTAGAAGTCCTCATAGTTTTAAGCGGGACTCAGGATTTCATGATAGAAACAGAAACAGATCGCGTGTTTCAACTCAACTGTGCAGAGAGTTTGTTTCTGGAAGATGCAGACGAGGTAATGGATGTCAATTTCTTCACCAGGACAATCAAAATATGGATGATAGCTGGGAAAGTAGGAACAGGAAGGGGGGCCGATCTTTAAGATCTACCCCTCATGATTTTAGGGACTATCCCAGGAGTGGAAGAGCAGCTGCTCAATGTACTGATTTTGTGAAGGGAAGGTGTCATAGGGGCGCCTCTTGCAAGTATCCTCACGACAGTGCATTTCATGAGCTAGCACGAGGTTCTCCAAATGATATTAGTAGAGACAGGGAAAATGATAGGAGTAAAGAAGCCTACTTTTCACGTGGTGAGCGTGAACCTGGCAATAGCAGTTTGGTTATCTGTAAATTTTTTGCTGCTGGAACTTGTCGTAATGGGAAAAATTGCAAGTTTTCTCATCATAGCCAGTCACGTGCAAGTCCAGAGAGGAAATCAAGTACTGATAGGTGGGAACAGGTCCAATTTTCAGATGGTAGGGAACGGTTGTGGGATGGCACAAAATCGAGTGAATTGGCCAGTGCTTCAGATTTCTCTCAGTTGAGAGAGGACAAAGGTGAACAAATTGCTAGTCAAGAACCAAGTTATACATGGGCTTCGGAACAAAAATGGGTTCATGGTTTGAATAATGAGAGCAAAACTCAGTGGGATCAAACTGTTGGCATAAAGGCAgttcaaaataacaaaaacgATACCATTCTGAGCAAGGCAGAGGATGCAGGTGGTTGCATAGGCACTTCTGACCCTAGAGGTCACAGAAAGTGGCCAAGTGATGATATGGAGATGTCTCCTGATTGGCACTACCCTGTGCAACCATCCAATCATGTGGTGAAAGGTGATTGCAACATTGTCCCAGATTCTGGCTCTAAAACTTCCATAGCTTTAGCCACTCTTAGCCATGCGATAGTTCAAGAGGCTCTGGCTAAGAAGCAAGACATTGCCATAGAGCCTATAACAGCTGATAATACTCATTTTCGGCAAAACCATAATCTAACAAAAGATGTTACTAGTGCATCAGCATTCAATGATAAGATTACAATCGAAAAAACTATTGCTTCACATGCTGAAGGCAATCCTTCTAGTAACACTGTCCTCGGACAAAGAATGGCATATCACACTGATCATCCAGGAGGAACTGTATTGAATCCGAAAGTTTCAGATGGAAATTTCAGAGTCAAACAGCAGGAGGATGATGGAAGTGTGCCTGGGATTAATTCTGGAACAACTATCACTCCAAACATAGTAACTAGTGAACAAATTACCCAATTAACTAACCTCTCAGTCTCTCTTGCACAATATTTTGGAAATGTGCAACCCTTGCCTCAATTATACAACTCTCTTAATACGCAGAGTGTTTCAGAAACAGCTTCCTTCCCTTATTCTGATGCATCCACGGGTGCTTTGGGGCTACCAACGAAGTCAGGTCCTGTAGTTGAATCCTCAAAGCAACATGATTCTGCTCTCTGTAATAGCTTGGAGCTTAAGAAGTTTGAAGTCACTAAAACACCTTCAGACTGTTTGCCAAATGCTGCTGGACAGAAAAGCACTACAGAAGTGAAGGATGAAGTACAGATGCCAAATTTACCTCCATCTGATCCTCGTGACAAGGTTGACATCTCTGCTAAAGAAACTTTACATAGGAGTGATGCAATAAATCATGCGAAGCCTGCTGCCGATGGTGAGGCTACCAAAGAGAAAAATGGTGATGGGGATAATGAGAACAAGACTGACCCAGAGGATTCTCAAGAGAATGATACTACAGAAAATGCAAATGGGAATGATGGGGCCCATGATAAGAAGAAAGGTAAGGATGCCAAGGGAATTCGTGCCTTTAAATTTGCACTTGTGGAATTTGTCAAGGAACTTCTAAAACCTACATGGAAGGAAGGTCATATCAGCAAAGATGTTTATAAAACCATAGTCAAGAAAGTGGTGGACAAAGTGACAGGTACCTTGCAGGGGGGTCATATTCCTCAAACGCAGGAGAAAATTGATCACTAcctttcattttcaaaatcaaagcTCACTAAACTTGTTCAGGTAACTACAATTTTCTATTCAATTGagttttctttattgttttccACCCTACTTCATACTCTGCACTGGACAGTTGACTATTTTTCTTGGTTTATCGTATTTTTCATTACTTCAGTGAAGATCTCTTGA
- the LOC103485269 gene encoding zinc finger CCCH domain-containing protein 38 isoform X4, with translation MSGSSKKRTSKWDLREDSHVETIIGQEHGWPGKESRPGWISPELAGDDGSKWSGMETTIGISKPKQDWGLLSKESLPGTRASHKEDYTNKGYNKDMEGTAEWDADDKSYSTRMSPGLDEWRRHRSSLSDRNDGSRGRSRSRSWSRSRSRSRSPHSFKRDSGFHDRNRNRSRVSTQLCREFVSGRCRRGNGCQFLHQDNQNMDDSWESRNRKGGRSLRSTPHDFRDYPRSGRAAAQCTDFVKGRCHRGASCKYPHDSAFHELARGSPNDISRDRENDRSKEAYFSRGEREPGNSSLVICKFFAAGTCRNGKNCKFSHHSQSRASPERKSSTDRWEQVQFSDGRERLWDGTKSSELASASDFSQLREDKGEQIASQEPSYTWASEQKWVHGLNNESKTQWDQTVGIKAVQNNKNDTILSKAEDAGGCIGTSDPRGHRKWPSDDMEMSPDWHYPVQPSNHVVKGDCNIVPDSGSKTSIALATLSHAIVQEALAKKQDIAIEPITADNTHFRQNHNLTKDVTSASAFNDKITIEKTIASHAEGNPSSNTVLGQRMAYHTDHPGGTVLNPKVSDGNFRVKQQEDDGSVPGINSGTTITPNIVTSEQITQLTNLSVSLAQYFGNVQPLPQLYNSLNTQSVSETASFPYSDASTGALGLPTKSGPVVESSKQHDSALCNSLELKKFEVTKTPSDCLPNAAGQKSTTEVKDEVQMPNLPPSDPRDKVDISAKETLHRSDAINHAKPAADGEATKEKNGDGDNENKTDPEDSQENDTTENANGNDGAHDKKKGKDAKGIRAFKFALVEFVKELLKPTWKEGHISKDVYKTIVKKVVDKVTGTLQGGHIPQTQEKIDHYLSFSKSKLTKLVQAYVDRVQKTT, from the exons ATGAGTGGAAGTAGCAAAAAACGCACGTCAAAATGGGATTTGAGAGAAGATTCTCATGTTGAAACTATCATTGGCCAAGAACATGGTTGGCCTGGAAAAGAATCACGTCCGGGCTGGATTTCTCCTGAACTTGCAGGTGATGATGGTTCAAAGTGGTCTGGTATGGAGACCACCATTGGCATTTCAAAACCTAAGCAAGATTGGGGATTGCTGTCGAAGGAATCTTTACCTGGAACCAGAGCTTCACATAAGGAGGATTACACTAATAAAGGCTATAATAAAGATATGGAAGGGACTGCTGAATGGGATGCTGATGATAAAAGCTACAGCACAAGAATGTCTCCTGGTCTAGATGAATGGAGAAGACATAGATCTAGCCTGTCTGATAGAAATGATGGGAGCAG GGGTAGGAGTAGAAGCCGGAGTTGGAGTAGAAGCCGGAGTAGAAGTAGAAGTCCTCATAGTTTTAAGCGGGACTCAGGATTTCATGATAGAAACAGAAACAGATCGCGTGTTTCAACTCAACTGTGCAGAGAGTTTGTTTCTGGAAGATGCAGACGAGGTAATGGATGTCAATTTCTTCACCAGGACAATCAAAATATGGATGATAGCTGGGAAAGTAGGAACAGGAAGGGGGGCCGATCTTTAAGATCTACCCCTCATGATTTTAGGGACTATCCCAGGAGTGGAAGAGCAGCTGCTCAATGTACTGATTTTGTGAAGGGAAGGTGTCATAGGGGCGCCTCTTGCAAGTATCCTCACGACAGTGCATTTCATGAGCTAGCACGAGGTTCTCCAAATGATATTAGTAGAGACAGGGAAAATGATAGGAGTAAAGAAGCCTACTTTTCACGTGGTGAGCGTGAACCTGGCAATAGCAGTTTGGTTATCTGTAAATTTTTTGCTGCTGGAACTTGTCGTAATGGGAAAAATTGCAAGTTTTCTCATCATAGCCAGTCACGTGCAAGTCCAGAGAGGAAATCAAGTACTGATAGGTGGGAACAGGTCCAATTTTCAGATGGTAGGGAACGGTTGTGGGATGGCACAAAATCGAGTGAATTGGCCAGTGCTTCAGATTTCTCTCAGTTGAGAGAGGACAAAGGTGAACAAATTGCTAGTCAAGAACCAAGTTATACATGGGCTTCGGAACAAAAATGGGTTCATGGTTTGAATAATGAGAGCAAAACTCAGTGGGATCAAACTGTTGGCATAAAGGCAgttcaaaataacaaaaacgATACCATTCTGAGCAAGGCAGAGGATGCAGGTGGTTGCATAGGCACTTCTGACCCTAGAGGTCACAGAAAGTGGCCAAGTGATGATATGGAGATGTCTCCTGATTGGCACTACCCTGTGCAACCATCCAATCATGTGGTGAAAGGTGATTGCAACATTGTCCCAGATTCTGGCTCTAAAACTTCCATAGCTTTAGCCACTCTTAGCCATGCGATAGTTCAAGAGGCTCTGGCTAAGAAGCAAGACATTGCCATAGAGCCTATAACAGCTGATAATACTCATTTTCGGCAAAACCATAATCTAACAAAAGATGTTACTAGTGCATCAGCATTCAATGATAAGATTACAATCGAAAAAACTATTGCTTCACATGCTGAAGGCAATCCTTCTAGTAACACTGTCCTCGGACAAAGAATGGCATATCACACTGATCATCCAGGAGGAACTGTATTGAATCCGAAAGTTTCAGATGGAAATTTCAGAGTCAAACAGCAGGAGGATGATGGAAGTGTGCCTGGGATTAATTCTGGAACAACTATCACTCCAAACATAGTAACTAGTGAACAAATTACCCAATTAACTAACCTCTCAGTCTCTCTTGCACAATATTTTGGAAATGTGCAACCCTTGCCTCAATTATACAACTCTCTTAATACGCAGAGTGTTTCAGAAACAGCTTCCTTCCCTTATTCTGATGCATCCACGGGTGCTTTGGGGCTACCAACGAAGTCAGGTCCTGTAGTTGAATCCTCAAAGCAACATGATTCTGCTCTCTGTAATAGCTTGGAGCTTAAGAAGTTTGAAGTCACTAAAACACCTTCAGACTGTTTGCCAAATGCTGCTGGACAGAAAAGCACTACAGAAGTGAAGGATGAAGTACAGATGCCAAATTTACCTCCATCTGATCCTCGTGACAAGGTTGACATCTCTGCTAAAGAAACTTTACATAGGAGTGATGCAATAAATCATGCGAAGCCTGCTGCCGATGGTGAGGCTACCAAAGAGAAAAATGGTGATGGGGATAATGAGAACAAGACTGACCCAGAGGATTCTCAAGAGAATGATACTACAGAAAATGCAAATGGGAATGATGGGGCCCATGATAAGAAGAAAGGTAAGGATGCCAAGGGAATTCGTGCCTTTAAATTTGCACTTGTGGAATTTGTCAAGGAACTTCTAAAACCTACATGGAAGGAAGGTCATATCAGCAAAGATGTTTATAAAACCATAGTCAAGAAAGTGGTGGACAAAGTGACAGGTACCTTGCAGGGGGGTCATATTCCTCAAACGCAGGAGAAAATTGATCACTAcctttcattttcaaaatcaaagcTCACTAAACTTGTTCAG GCGTATGTGGACAGAGTTCAGAAGACGACTTGA
- the LOC103485269 gene encoding zinc finger CCCH domain-containing protein 38 isoform X1, with protein sequence MSGSSKKRTSKWDLREDSHVETIIGQEHGWPGKESRPGWISPELAGDDGSKWSGMETTIGISKPKQDWGLLSKESLPGTRASHKEDYTNKGYNKDMEGTAEWDADDKSYSTRMSPGLDEWRRHRSSLSDRNDGSRSVRGRSRSRSWSRSRSRSRSPHSFKRDSGFHDRNRNRSRVSTQLCREFVSGRCRRGNGCQFLHQDNQNMDDSWESRNRKGGRSLRSTPHDFRDYPRSGRAAAQCTDFVKGRCHRGASCKYPHDSAFHELARGSPNDISRDRENDRSKEAYFSRGEREPGNSSLVICKFFAAGTCRNGKNCKFSHHSQSRASPERKSSTDRWEQVQFSDGRERLWDGTKSSELASASDFSQLREDKGEQIASQEPSYTWASEQKWVHGLNNESKTQWDQTVGIKAVQNNKNDTILSKAEDAGGCIGTSDPRGHRKWPSDDMEMSPDWHYPVQPSNHVVKGDCNIVPDSGSKTSIALATLSHAIVQEALAKKQDIAIEPITADNTHFRQNHNLTKDVTSASAFNDKITIEKTIASHAEGNPSSNTVLGQRMAYHTDHPGGTVLNPKVSDGNFRVKQQEDDGSVPGINSGTTITPNIVTSEQITQLTNLSVSLAQYFGNVQPLPQLYNSLNTQSVSETASFPYSDASTGALGLPTKSGPVVESSKQHDSALCNSLELKKFEVTKTPSDCLPNAAGQKSTTEVKDEVQMPNLPPSDPRDKVDISAKETLHRSDAINHAKPAADGEATKEKNGDGDNENKTDPEDSQENDTTENANGNDGAHDKKKGKDAKGIRAFKFALVEFVKELLKPTWKEGHISKDVYKTIVKKVVDKVTGTLQGGHIPQTQEKIDHYLSFSKSKLTKLVQVTTIFYSIEFSLLFSTLLHTLHWTVDYFSWFIVFFITSVKIS encoded by the exons ATGAGTGGAAGTAGCAAAAAACGCACGTCAAAATGGGATTTGAGAGAAGATTCTCATGTTGAAACTATCATTGGCCAAGAACATGGTTGGCCTGGAAAAGAATCACGTCCGGGCTGGATTTCTCCTGAACTTGCAGGTGATGATGGTTCAAAGTGGTCTGGTATGGAGACCACCATTGGCATTTCAAAACCTAAGCAAGATTGGGGATTGCTGTCGAAGGAATCTTTACCTGGAACCAGAGCTTCACATAAGGAGGATTACACTAATAAAGGCTATAATAAAGATATGGAAGGGACTGCTGAATGGGATGCTGATGATAAAAGCTACAGCACAAGAATGTCTCCTGGTCTAGATGAATGGAGAAGACATAGATCTAGCCTGTCTGATAGAAATGATGGGAGCAGGTCAGTGAG GGGTAGGAGTAGAAGCCGGAGTTGGAGTAGAAGCCGGAGTAGAAGTAGAAGTCCTCATAGTTTTAAGCGGGACTCAGGATTTCATGATAGAAACAGAAACAGATCGCGTGTTTCAACTCAACTGTGCAGAGAGTTTGTTTCTGGAAGATGCAGACGAGGTAATGGATGTCAATTTCTTCACCAGGACAATCAAAATATGGATGATAGCTGGGAAAGTAGGAACAGGAAGGGGGGCCGATCTTTAAGATCTACCCCTCATGATTTTAGGGACTATCCCAGGAGTGGAAGAGCAGCTGCTCAATGTACTGATTTTGTGAAGGGAAGGTGTCATAGGGGCGCCTCTTGCAAGTATCCTCACGACAGTGCATTTCATGAGCTAGCACGAGGTTCTCCAAATGATATTAGTAGAGACAGGGAAAATGATAGGAGTAAAGAAGCCTACTTTTCACGTGGTGAGCGTGAACCTGGCAATAGCAGTTTGGTTATCTGTAAATTTTTTGCTGCTGGAACTTGTCGTAATGGGAAAAATTGCAAGTTTTCTCATCATAGCCAGTCACGTGCAAGTCCAGAGAGGAAATCAAGTACTGATAGGTGGGAACAGGTCCAATTTTCAGATGGTAGGGAACGGTTGTGGGATGGCACAAAATCGAGTGAATTGGCCAGTGCTTCAGATTTCTCTCAGTTGAGAGAGGACAAAGGTGAACAAATTGCTAGTCAAGAACCAAGTTATACATGGGCTTCGGAACAAAAATGGGTTCATGGTTTGAATAATGAGAGCAAAACTCAGTGGGATCAAACTGTTGGCATAAAGGCAgttcaaaataacaaaaacgATACCATTCTGAGCAAGGCAGAGGATGCAGGTGGTTGCATAGGCACTTCTGACCCTAGAGGTCACAGAAAGTGGCCAAGTGATGATATGGAGATGTCTCCTGATTGGCACTACCCTGTGCAACCATCCAATCATGTGGTGAAAGGTGATTGCAACATTGTCCCAGATTCTGGCTCTAAAACTTCCATAGCTTTAGCCACTCTTAGCCATGCGATAGTTCAAGAGGCTCTGGCTAAGAAGCAAGACATTGCCATAGAGCCTATAACAGCTGATAATACTCATTTTCGGCAAAACCATAATCTAACAAAAGATGTTACTAGTGCATCAGCATTCAATGATAAGATTACAATCGAAAAAACTATTGCTTCACATGCTGAAGGCAATCCTTCTAGTAACACTGTCCTCGGACAAAGAATGGCATATCACACTGATCATCCAGGAGGAACTGTATTGAATCCGAAAGTTTCAGATGGAAATTTCAGAGTCAAACAGCAGGAGGATGATGGAAGTGTGCCTGGGATTAATTCTGGAACAACTATCACTCCAAACATAGTAACTAGTGAACAAATTACCCAATTAACTAACCTCTCAGTCTCTCTTGCACAATATTTTGGAAATGTGCAACCCTTGCCTCAATTATACAACTCTCTTAATACGCAGAGTGTTTCAGAAACAGCTTCCTTCCCTTATTCTGATGCATCCACGGGTGCTTTGGGGCTACCAACGAAGTCAGGTCCTGTAGTTGAATCCTCAAAGCAACATGATTCTGCTCTCTGTAATAGCTTGGAGCTTAAGAAGTTTGAAGTCACTAAAACACCTTCAGACTGTTTGCCAAATGCTGCTGGACAGAAAAGCACTACAGAAGTGAAGGATGAAGTACAGATGCCAAATTTACCTCCATCTGATCCTCGTGACAAGGTTGACATCTCTGCTAAAGAAACTTTACATAGGAGTGATGCAATAAATCATGCGAAGCCTGCTGCCGATGGTGAGGCTACCAAAGAGAAAAATGGTGATGGGGATAATGAGAACAAGACTGACCCAGAGGATTCTCAAGAGAATGATACTACAGAAAATGCAAATGGGAATGATGGGGCCCATGATAAGAAGAAAGGTAAGGATGCCAAGGGAATTCGTGCCTTTAAATTTGCACTTGTGGAATTTGTCAAGGAACTTCTAAAACCTACATGGAAGGAAGGTCATATCAGCAAAGATGTTTATAAAACCATAGTCAAGAAAGTGGTGGACAAAGTGACAGGTACCTTGCAGGGGGGTCATATTCCTCAAACGCAGGAGAAAATTGATCACTAcctttcattttcaaaatcaaagcTCACTAAACTTGTTCAGGTAACTACAATTTTCTATTCAATTGagttttctttattgttttccACCCTACTTCATACTCTGCACTGGACAGTTGACTATTTTTCTTGGTTTATCGTATTTTTCATTACTTCAGTGAAGATCTCTTGA
- the LOC103485269 gene encoding zinc finger CCCH domain-containing protein 38 isoform X3, translated as MSGSSKKRTSKWDLREDSHVETIIGQEHGWPGKESRPGWISPELAGDDGSKWSGMETTIGISKPKQDWGLLSKESLPGTRASHKEDYTNKGYNKDMEGTAEWDADDKSYSTRMSPGLDEWRRHRSSLSDRNDGSRSVRGRSRSRSWSRSRSRSRSPHSFKRDSGFHDRNRNRSRVSTQLCREFVSGRCRRGNGCQFLHQDNQNMDDSWESRNRKGGRSLRSTPHDFRDYPRSGRAAAQCTDFVKGRCHRGASCKYPHDSAFHELARGSPNDISRDRENDRSKEAYFSRGEREPGNSSLVICKFFAAGTCRNGKNCKFSHHSQSRASPERKSSTDRWEQVQFSDGRERLWDGTKSSELASASDFSQLREDKGEQIASQEPSYTWASEQKWVHGLNNESKTQWDQTVGIKAVQNNKNDTILSKAEDAGGCIGTSDPRGHRKWPSDDMEMSPDWHYPVQPSNHVVKGDCNIVPDSGSKTSIALATLSHAIVQEALAKKQDIAIEPITADNTHFRQNHNLTKDVTSASAFNDKITIEKTIASHAEGNPSSNTVLGQRMAYHTDHPGGTVLNPKVSDGNFRVKQQEDDGSVPGINSGTTITPNIVTSEQITQLTNLSVSLAQYFGNVQPLPQLYNSLNTQSVSETASFPYSDASTGALGLPTKSGPVVESSKQHDSALCNSLELKKFEVTKTPSDCLPNAAGQKSTTEVKDEVQMPNLPPSDPRDKVDISAKETLHRSDAINHAKPAADGEATKEKNGDGDNENKTDPEDSQENDTTENANGNDGAHDKKKGKDAKGIRAFKFALVEFVKELLKPTWKEGHISKDVYKTIVKKVVDKVTGTLQGGHIPQTQEKIDHYLSFSKSKLTKLVQAYVDRVQKTT; from the exons ATGAGTGGAAGTAGCAAAAAACGCACGTCAAAATGGGATTTGAGAGAAGATTCTCATGTTGAAACTATCATTGGCCAAGAACATGGTTGGCCTGGAAAAGAATCACGTCCGGGCTGGATTTCTCCTGAACTTGCAGGTGATGATGGTTCAAAGTGGTCTGGTATGGAGACCACCATTGGCATTTCAAAACCTAAGCAAGATTGGGGATTGCTGTCGAAGGAATCTTTACCTGGAACCAGAGCTTCACATAAGGAGGATTACACTAATAAAGGCTATAATAAAGATATGGAAGGGACTGCTGAATGGGATGCTGATGATAAAAGCTACAGCACAAGAATGTCTCCTGGTCTAGATGAATGGAGAAGACATAGATCTAGCCTGTCTGATAGAAATGATGGGAGCAGGTCAGTGAG GGGTAGGAGTAGAAGCCGGAGTTGGAGTAGAAGCCGGAGTAGAAGTAGAAGTCCTCATAGTTTTAAGCGGGACTCAGGATTTCATGATAGAAACAGAAACAGATCGCGTGTTTCAACTCAACTGTGCAGAGAGTTTGTTTCTGGAAGATGCAGACGAGGTAATGGATGTCAATTTCTTCACCAGGACAATCAAAATATGGATGATAGCTGGGAAAGTAGGAACAGGAAGGGGGGCCGATCTTTAAGATCTACCCCTCATGATTTTAGGGACTATCCCAGGAGTGGAAGAGCAGCTGCTCAATGTACTGATTTTGTGAAGGGAAGGTGTCATAGGGGCGCCTCTTGCAAGTATCCTCACGACAGTGCATTTCATGAGCTAGCACGAGGTTCTCCAAATGATATTAGTAGAGACAGGGAAAATGATAGGAGTAAAGAAGCCTACTTTTCACGTGGTGAGCGTGAACCTGGCAATAGCAGTTTGGTTATCTGTAAATTTTTTGCTGCTGGAACTTGTCGTAATGGGAAAAATTGCAAGTTTTCTCATCATAGCCAGTCACGTGCAAGTCCAGAGAGGAAATCAAGTACTGATAGGTGGGAACAGGTCCAATTTTCAGATGGTAGGGAACGGTTGTGGGATGGCACAAAATCGAGTGAATTGGCCAGTGCTTCAGATTTCTCTCAGTTGAGAGAGGACAAAGGTGAACAAATTGCTAGTCAAGAACCAAGTTATACATGGGCTTCGGAACAAAAATGGGTTCATGGTTTGAATAATGAGAGCAAAACTCAGTGGGATCAAACTGTTGGCATAAAGGCAgttcaaaataacaaaaacgATACCATTCTGAGCAAGGCAGAGGATGCAGGTGGTTGCATAGGCACTTCTGACCCTAGAGGTCACAGAAAGTGGCCAAGTGATGATATGGAGATGTCTCCTGATTGGCACTACCCTGTGCAACCATCCAATCATGTGGTGAAAGGTGATTGCAACATTGTCCCAGATTCTGGCTCTAAAACTTCCATAGCTTTAGCCACTCTTAGCCATGCGATAGTTCAAGAGGCTCTGGCTAAGAAGCAAGACATTGCCATAGAGCCTATAACAGCTGATAATACTCATTTTCGGCAAAACCATAATCTAACAAAAGATGTTACTAGTGCATCAGCATTCAATGATAAGATTACAATCGAAAAAACTATTGCTTCACATGCTGAAGGCAATCCTTCTAGTAACACTGTCCTCGGACAAAGAATGGCATATCACACTGATCATCCAGGAGGAACTGTATTGAATCCGAAAGTTTCAGATGGAAATTTCAGAGTCAAACAGCAGGAGGATGATGGAAGTGTGCCTGGGATTAATTCTGGAACAACTATCACTCCAAACATAGTAACTAGTGAACAAATTACCCAATTAACTAACCTCTCAGTCTCTCTTGCACAATATTTTGGAAATGTGCAACCCTTGCCTCAATTATACAACTCTCTTAATACGCAGAGTGTTTCAGAAACAGCTTCCTTCCCTTATTCTGATGCATCCACGGGTGCTTTGGGGCTACCAACGAAGTCAGGTCCTGTAGTTGAATCCTCAAAGCAACATGATTCTGCTCTCTGTAATAGCTTGGAGCTTAAGAAGTTTGAAGTCACTAAAACACCTTCAGACTGTTTGCCAAATGCTGCTGGACAGAAAAGCACTACAGAAGTGAAGGATGAAGTACAGATGCCAAATTTACCTCCATCTGATCCTCGTGACAAGGTTGACATCTCTGCTAAAGAAACTTTACATAGGAGTGATGCAATAAATCATGCGAAGCCTGCTGCCGATGGTGAGGCTACCAAAGAGAAAAATGGTGATGGGGATAATGAGAACAAGACTGACCCAGAGGATTCTCAAGAGAATGATACTACAGAAAATGCAAATGGGAATGATGGGGCCCATGATAAGAAGAAAGGTAAGGATGCCAAGGGAATTCGTGCCTTTAAATTTGCACTTGTGGAATTTGTCAAGGAACTTCTAAAACCTACATGGAAGGAAGGTCATATCAGCAAAGATGTTTATAAAACCATAGTCAAGAAAGTGGTGGACAAAGTGACAGGTACCTTGCAGGGGGGTCATATTCCTCAAACGCAGGAGAAAATTGATCACTAcctttcattttcaaaatcaaagcTCACTAAACTTGTTCAG GCGTATGTGGACAGAGTTCAGAAGACGACTTGA